One Capsicum annuum cultivar UCD-10X-F1 chromosome 2, UCD10Xv1.1, whole genome shotgun sequence genomic window carries:
- the LOC107859550 gene encoding cysteine-rich PDZ-binding protein, with protein MVCDKCEKKLSKVIVPDKWKEGASNTTEGGGRKINENKLLSKKKRWSPYGNTKCTICKQQVHQDGKYCHTCAYSKGVCAMCGKQVLDTKLYKQSNV; from the exons ATGGTTTGCGATAAGT GTGAGAAGAAATTGTCGAAGGTGATTGTACCTGATAAATGGAAAGAAGGTGCCAGCAATACTACTGAAGGCGGCGGCCGTAAGATTAACGAGAACAAACTCCTCTCCAAGAAAAAAAG GTGGTCACCTTATGGAAATACAAAGTGCACTATTTGCAAGCAACAAGTGCATCAAGATGGCAAGTATTGTCATACCTGTGCTTATAGTAAAG GAGTATGCGCAATGTGCGGAAAGCAAGTTCTTGACACCAAGTTATACAAACAGAGCAATGTATGA